CCGGGGTTTTTACCGGAAGTTTTATTTGTACCAATTGTGTGGCATCTACTTTGTTTTCGTAGATACTTTTAACAATTTGATCTTCTGATTGGTGGATAAAATATTGAAAGATAAGGGTATAGCCACCTGTATTAAACAGGTGCATACTTAACAGAATTATAGCAAAAAACCTTTTCACTTATCTTTAGGGGGTATTAATTAGGTTTAATACAAGGTAAATATATATAATTAATTATTTAATGCAAATAAATTACAAAAAAACAAGCTTATTTACGCGGCTTGTATACGGCTACAGCTACTCTTGAGTCGGCGCAGCCATAATAAAGGAACCATTGTTGATGGAAAAACACTAATCCCTCCATAAAAACAGTACCTGCGGGGTATTGGCCGCTTTTTTCAAAAGGCTCTTTTGGCACAAAAAATGGTTTATCAAGCCTGTGCAATGGTTTTGTAGGGTCGGTAACCGAAAATATAACCTGGCCACCGCAATACGAATTACCCGTATAGTTTTTATCACCGTAATTGATATTGTTTTTACCATTATACAGTAACAAAATCCCTTTTGGTGTAACTATTGCCGGAGGGCCACACTCTGTTAAGTCACTATCAAAGTAATTTTTTCTTGGGGATATCAATGCTTTTAAAGTACTGTCGGCATTAATTAGCGGCTGCCAGTTTACCATATCGGTAGATGTTGCGGCATACACACCTGTTTCGCCCCAATACATCCAGTATTTACCATTTATTTTGGCAATAACCTGTTTACCACCAGCTATTTTTGTAATGATTGAAGCAGATTTACTGGCGATATTAAAAAACTTACCATGATAAGCTTTACGAAATATAGGCCCGTGCTTGGTCCATTTTTTCAGATCTTTTGAAGTAGCTACACCTAAGCGAGGGATATCATGGTTCCATTGTGTATAAAAAACCACGTAGGTGCCGTTCGCTGTCATAGCAACACGAGGGTCCTCGCAACCGCCTGTCCATTCAAACGCTTTCTGACTATCGTTATCGGGGTACAACACAGGTACCGGCGAACGTTTAACAGATGTGCCGGTACTGCTTTCCGCCAGTCCCAAACGCGACGTCCGCCCCCCTATCCCTGTCCCTGACTTATCCTCGGCCCGGTATAGGATATATATTTTACCGTTTTTAATGGTGGCAGCCGGGTTAAAGGTGTCGTTAGATTCCCAATCCATTTGCTTTTTGCGCATTGGGTCGTAAAAGCGGGTGGTACTATCCGGGCTAATTAATGGATTAACACCCGCTGGCCTAACAAATGGCCCGAAAGCCCAGGCTGGCAATTGCTGCGCGCTTGCAGCATTAAATGCAATAATAAACAGCGCTAATAATTGTAAATATCTTCTCATATAACAAATCAGTCTACCGGCGTTAACCGGGCTAAGTATTGGTCCATACTATCATCATACAAAATCTCCACCGTCCAGCCCCCCTGCCTGGCAACGTTTGTTAGCGCTACCTTATCTATATAAAGCCATTTAAACCAGTCTGTTTTTTTGCCTTTATAAGTGTATTGATACCATAGTTCACCATAATAGTTATCGGCAGGTAAATCACCATCGTACAAATAAGCAATATCGGATGAATCGAATAATAATTGGCCGCCCGGGTTCAGGAGATGTTTGGTTTGCTGTAAAAATAAGTGTAATTGTTTAATTGTGCCGCATAAACCAATACCATTCATCATTAATAATAAGGTATCGTATTTATGGCCTGTGTAAGTAAATATATCTCCTTCTATGGCTTTAACAACGCCACGCAGTTTCATAATATTTACCGCTTTGGCAGATATATCTAAAGCGGTTACATCAAAGCCCTGCGTTTGCAATATTAAAGCATGGCTACCTGCTCCTGCCCCAATATCAAGCACTTTACCATGGCATTTAGTCAAAGCTATTTGCTCCAGCTCGGGCATATCGGCGTAATCTCTAAAAAATACATCAAGCGGCATTTCTTCCTTTGGGCCATAGCGGTTATTTATCCAAAGTTTGTTGCTTTGCACATTTTCAAAATGATCTGACAACGCGGTTCCTAATATATCCTGCACGGTAATTATAATGGTGTTATATAACCCAAAGTAAGCAAATCCATTTAAGTATATTAAAGAAATATTAACTTCACTGCATAATTCATCAGCATGAAATTACATACCATTGATACCGGTTTTTTTAAATTAGATGGCGGTGCCATGTTTGGCGTAGTGCCCAAAGCTATATGGCAAAAAACAAATCCCTCCGATGAGAACAACCTATGTACATGGGCTATGCGCTGCCTGCTGATAGAAGATGGCAAACGTTTAATTTTAGTAGATACGGGTATAGGCAATAAGCAGGACGATAAGTTTTTTAGCCATTATTACCTGCATGGTAACGCAACAATAGATAGTTCGTTAGCTACAAAGGGTTTTCACCGCGATGATATTACTGATGTGTTTTTAACCCACCTGCATTTCGACCACGTTGGCGGCGCTGTAATTCGCAATGGTGAAAAACTACAACCTGCATTTAAAAATGCCAACTATTGGAGCAATCCCCAACATTGGGATTGGGCGGTAAACCCTAACGAGCGCGAAAAAGCATCGTTTTTAAAGGATAATATACTGCCAATACAACAAAGCGGACAGCTTAAGTTTATTGAGGCTGAGGATGGCGTGAAATTTACTGACGAAATAAGCATCCGTTTTGCCTTTGGCCACACAGATGCCATGATGCTGCCGCAAATTACCTACAAGGGCAAGCAATTATTATATATGGCCGATCTGCTGCCATCTGTTGGGCATATACCCCTGCCCTATGTTATGGCCTATGATATGTTCCCGCTTAAAACCCTAACCGAGCGTAAACTATACTGGAACGAAGCGGTAGAAAAAGAATACGTCCTATACCTGGAACACGACCCTATTAATGAATGCTGCACGCTGCAACAAACCGAAAAAGGAATTAGAGTTAAGGAAACATTTAGATTAGACGAGATATAGTTAAGAGACTAAAATCTAAACACCAAATTCTAAAATTCCAAACTCTAAAAATCTAACATTGAGAATACTATTAAAACTTAGAATTTCGGATTTAGAGTTTAGGATTTAGGATTTAAAAGTTTAAGATTGATACTCTAAAATATCTCCGGGTTGACAGTCCAATGCTTTACAAATAGCTTCGAGGGTTTCTATACGGATAGCCTTAGCCTTGCCGGTTTTTAAAATAGACAGGTTAGATATCGTAATGCCTACCCGCTCGCTTAACTCATTTAACGACATTTTTCGCCGGGCCATCATTACGTCGAGGTTGATGATAATTGGCATAGTTTAAATAGTTAGGTCTTGCTCTTCTTTTAAACGGCTGCCCTGTTTAAAAACTTCAGCGATAATAAAAACAAATATGGCCATTAATACTGCGCCTAAATCAAATGTAGATGTGTCAATTGCTTTAAGCGGCGGCAATACCAGGTAAGTTTTCTCGATGTAGTTTAACCGCTCAAACGCGTAGTTGGCAATGCTATATAATACTAACGCTATCCCAACATCACGCAGTACAATACTACAGGCCTCATTAAACATGGTTCCTTTGTATATAATAACCAACACCTTGTTAATGTTGCGCACTATTCTGATAAGCAAAATAAGGATAAATATAGCTAAGGCAACCATCACCACATCAAACCACCAGGGCGTATTTACCACATCTGGGTTTAGCCTAACATCGCCGACAACGCTTATATTTTGCACACTGTAATCGGTGCCGGCTTTTAATACCGTGTCTTTTTTACCTGTAAACGAAGCCCCGTCTAAAGCAACATGGCTCAATAATCGGCTATGGTGAGGTGTAGCATCCATGCTTCTGTATCCATCGTTCCAACCGTCTATAGCTCCCCTATAAGCATCAGGGGCAATATCCTTAAGCACTAAAAGGGCAAACACAACATAAACCAGTATTTGTAACAACCGTATTCTTTTCATAGTGATTTTATTACATGATACAAATAGAGCTAATGTTTATTATAAATCAAAATTTATTTATTGAATAGCAATAAATATTATCTATTTAACAATTAATAAAAATCATTTTTCATTTAATAGTAAAATACTGTGTTTATTAGTATTTAAATATTATTTTTAGAAACAAATTTGTACCTTTGCACGTTCAATTCTAAATATTAAGAATCGAGGTTAATTAAATAAATGAGACAACTCAAAATAACTCAATCCATTACCAATCGTGAGTCGCAGTCCCTCGACAAATATCTTCACGAGATTGGTAAAGTTGACCTAATAACTGCCGAAGAAGAAGTAATCTTAGCACAGAAAATTAGAGAAGGTGACCAGGCCGCATTAGAGCGTTTAACCAAAACTAACCTTCGTTTTGTGGTATCAGTTGCTAAACAATATCAAAATCAGGGCTTAACCCTTGGCGACCTTATTAACGAAGGTAACTTAGGCTTAATTAAAGCGGCTAAACGTTTTGACGAAACCAAAGGTTTTAAATTCATATCGTACGCTGTATGGTGGATACGCCAATCAATATTACAGGCTATTGCCGAGCAAAGCCGTATTGTGCGTTTGCCTTTGAACCAGGTAGGTTCGTTAAGTAAAATTAGTAAGGCCTTCTCTAAATTAGAGCAGGAGTTTGAACGCGAGCCTTCTCCGGAAGAACTGGCCGACATATTAGAAACCACTGTAGATAAAATATCTGACACGCTGAGCAACAGTGGCCGCCATGTATCTATGGATGCACCGTTTGTACAGGGCGAGGAAAACACGTTATTAGATGTATTAGAAAACCAGGAACCTAATACCGATTCGATATTGATCAACGAATCATTATCTGAAGAGATCAAACGTTCCCTTTCTACCCTAACCGAGCGTGAACGCGAGATAATTGTGCTATTCTTTGGTTTAGGTTCAAATCACCCGTTATCGTTGGAAGAAATTGGAGAAAAATTCAATTTAACCCGCGAACGTGTACGCCAGATAAAAGACAAGGCATTACAAAGGTTGCGCCATACATCAAGGAGCAAGATCCTTAAATCATACTTAGGATAACCTATAAGGTTAGCATTGAAGCCCCTGCTTAAACAAGCAGGGGCTTTTTTATGTTGTTAAATTTATGCTGCCATCCGATTATCAAAACCTTACCCCAGCCCAAGCCATAGCCTATCAAAACGAGTTGCGGCGGCAAATACAAATAAAACCACTTAATAAGGAAATAAGTATTATCGCCGGTGCTGATATTTCATTCAACAAGTACTCAAATGTGGTGTATGCAGGTATAGTACTGTTTAATTATCCTGATATGAGGATAATTGGCACCGCAACAACTATTTGTACCATCACGTTTCCATACATATCGGGCTTGTTAGCTTTTCGCGAAGTACCGGCATTACTGGAGGCATGGCAAAAATTAGATACTAAACCCGACTTATTAGTGCTTGATGAACAAGGAATTGCTCATGAACGGCGCTTAGGTATTGCCACACATTTTGGCTTATTAACTAACGTACCTACCATAGGCAGTGCCAAAAGCAGGCTTACCGGCAAATATGAAGAACCTGCAAACACACCCTTTGCCCAAAGCCCGATGTATGATAAAGGCGAATTGATTGGCATAGCCCTGCGCAGCAAAAAAAACTGCAATCCCATATACATTTCGCCGGGGCACAATATAGATATGCAGCAAAGCGTTGATGTGATTAAAAATTGCATTCGCGGTTATCGTATACCCGAACCAACCAGGCAGGCCCACCTGTTAGTAAATAAAATAAGGATAGAGGACGGAGATAATACTACTAAACAAATGGGACTGTTCGACTGATCACACAACAATAAATGGGCAACCTGCGTACACTTATTTGGTATTTTTACAAACCCATTTTATTGTGGAACCTGGCATTTACCCTTATTTGTGTGGGCTTAATTGCCTTTTACGGCACCAAAGTAAACAGCTTTGTTTTCTTTTTTAAATTAATGGGCTATGCATCAACCACCTTTTTGCAAAGCTACACTGCCAAAAATGTTTATATGTATTACCGCAACGCCGGTTACAGCATCCGGAAGATGTATGCCTATACTTACCTGATAGACTTTTGTATTTATGTGATATTATTAACAGCTTACCTTGCCACCAAAGCATGAACATACTAAAGGTAGATAGTGTTGAACTGGAATTTAGCGGCCGCAAAATATTGCAAAGCGTTTTTATCAACTGCAGCCAGGGCGAGGTGATCGGCTTATTAGGCCGTAACGGTTGCGGTAAATCATCACTGTTAAAAATTATTTTTGGCACGCTTACAGCACAACATAAGTATGTAAGTATTAACAACGAATTTATACATAAAGGATATATTAATAATCGTATAGCCTACCTGCCTCAACATAATTACCTGCCATCGGGTATATTGATAAGCAAACTTGCCCGTATTATAGTTGACCCTGTAACCTGGGATGAATTTACCGAACTGTCCATTTATAAACTCAGCTTTAATAAAACCATTGCCCAGCTTTCGGGCGGTGAATTGCGCCAGTTAGAAACCATGATGATCATTCACAGTCGGGCCGACTTTATTTTGCTGGACGAGCCCTTTACACACATCTCTCCTATCCAGGCCGATGAATTTAAACCGGTGATACGCGCTTGTGCTAAACGCAAGGGTATTATTGTTACCGACCACCAGTACCGCAATATTTTAGATGTGAGTGATAAAGTAATTTTACTGAAAGACGGCCACACAAAACACATTACCAATAATGATGAATTAATTACTTACGGCTATATTAGCGGTAATTAATCTAAGTATCATGACTATCCCAATTTACCAGGCCGATGCCTTTACCGATAAGCTTTTTGGTGGCAACCCTGCTGCTATATGTCCGCTAAACGATTGGTTACCCGATGATGTTATGCAAAAAATAGCGTTAGAGAACAACCTGGCTGAAACTGCTTTTTTTGTAAAAAATGCCAATGGCTACTTGTTACGATGGTTTACGCCCGAATTGGAGATTGACCTTTGCGGCCATGCTACATTGGCTACAGCGCATATACTGTTTACGCAATTGGGTTATGATAAGGATACCATTTACTTTGATACGGTGAAAGCTGGAACGCTTGTAGTAAAACGCGATGGCGATAAATATTCGATGGATTTTCCATCAAGGCCGCCATTTGCGGCAGATATGCCCGAGGGGCTGGTAGCATCATTAGGCGGTGCTAAGCCCAAAGAGGTTTTACGCAGCCGCGATTATATGCTGGTTTACGAAACCGAAGAAGATATTTTAAATATGGTGCCCGATCATTCTGCCTTAGCTAAGATACCTACACTCGGCATCATAGTAACCGCACCCGGTAAAAATGTTGATTTTGTATCGCGTTTTTTTGCCCCTGCAGCCGGTGTGCCCGAAGACCCGGTAACCGGCTCGGCACATTGTAACCTGATACCTTATTGGGCCGCCAGGCTGGGCAAAAGCAAACTGCATGCCTACCAGGTATCTGCCCGCAAAGGCGAACTGTGGTGCGAGCTAAAAGGCGACAGGGTAATAATGGCCGGCAAAGCGGTTACGTATTTGCGCGGCGAGATACAAATCTTGGCAGATTAACGGTTATTTTGGCTAAAACTATTCAAATCACGAATTTCGAGTAATTAAAACGAATTAAAACGAAAAAAAACGAATTAAAATAAAAAGAAACGAATTATATACAAAAATCTGCAATGGATTTAGGCTTGGGTGCTCCATATTTTTTGCTTATTTTCCGAACTTAAATTTTCAGTACACGCAACCCTATTAATGCAACTTACCAAGTTAGAAATCAAGGGCTTCAAAAGCTTTGGCGATAAGATCACCATTAATTTTAATGAGGGTGTTACGGCAATTGTAGGCCCTAATGGTTGCGGCAAGTCAAACGTGGTCGATTCTATCCGCTGGGTTTTGGGCGAACAGAGCACACGTGCACTGCGGTCAGATAAAATGGACAACATCATTTTTAATGGTACTAAAAGCCGTAAGGCAGCCAACCTGGCCGAGGTATCATTAACGTTTGACAATACCAAAAACGTACTCCCTACCGATTTTTCGCAGGTTACCTTAACGCGCAGGCTTTACCGTACCGGCGAAAGTGAGTACCGTTTAAATGATGTGCAATGCCGTTTAAAAGATATTACCGATCTTTTTTTAGATACCGGTATTGGTGCCGACTCCTATGCTATCATCGAACTAAAGATGATAGATGAGATCATTAACAATAAAGAAGGCTCGCGCAGGAATTTGTTTGAAGAAGCATCGGGCATATCTAAATATAAGCTACGCAAAAAACAAACCTTTAATAAATTAAAAGATACAGAAGCCGACCTTGAACGCGTAGAGGACCTGCTTTTTGAAATTGAAAAAAACTTAAAGACCTTAGAGAACCAAGCCAAAAAAACCGAACGTTATTACAAGCTACGTGAACAGTATAAAATGTTAAGTATATCGCTGGCATCATTCCGTATAGCCAGCTTTAGCAAGTCGTTAGCTCAAATTGAAGAGAAAGAACAGGTACAACGACTCGAAAAATCGGGCTTTGCTACGCAGATAGACACGCTTGAGGCTGAACTACAACAGCAAAAGCTGGATAGCCTTACCAAAGAGAAAAATCTGGCGGCACAACAAAAAACCACAAACGAGTTTACCAGCAAAATACGGGCCTACGAAAGCGAAAAACGTGTTAAGAACGAGCAATTAAAAAATCAGCAGGATAAAGAAACACGGTTGAAAGACGAACTAGAGCGCGACAACAATCAGTTTAAGCATGTTCAATATAATATAAAGCGCCTTACAGAAGAAAAGCTGCTGGAAGATGAGAACCTGCACACCATTACCTTGCGCGTTGCCGAATTAAAGGAAGCCGTTGATGAATTAAGATTACAGCAAACTGATGCCCGTAACCAATTAAACGAGTTAAATGCCGTTAACAGCCGCTTGCAAAACCAGGTTTATAAAGCCGAAAAAGA
This portion of the Inquilinus sp. KBS0705 genome encodes:
- a CDS encoding helix-turn-helix transcriptional regulator; protein product: MPIIINLDVMMARRKMSLNELSERVGITISNLSILKTGKAKAIRIETLEAICKALDCQPGDILEYQS
- a CDS encoding ATP-binding cassette domain-containing protein is translated as MNILKVDSVELEFSGRKILQSVFINCSQGEVIGLLGRNGCGKSSLLKIIFGTLTAQHKYVSINNEFIHKGYINNRIAYLPQHNYLPSGILISKLARIIVDPVTWDEFTELSIYKLSFNKTIAQLSGGELRQLETMMIIHSRADFILLDEPFTHISPIQADEFKPVIRACAKRKGIIVTDHQYRNILDVSDKVILLKDGHTKHITNNDELITYGYISGN
- a CDS encoding DUF2975 domain-containing protein, which encodes MKRIRLLQILVYVVFALLVLKDIAPDAYRGAIDGWNDGYRSMDATPHHSRLLSHVALDGASFTGKKDTVLKAGTDYSVQNISVVGDVRLNPDVVNTPWWFDVVMVALAIFILILLIRIVRNINKVLVIIYKGTMFNEACSIVLRDVGIALVLYSIANYAFERLNYIEKTYLVLPPLKAIDTSTFDLGAVLMAIFVFIIAEVFKQGSRLKEEQDLTI
- a CDS encoding deoxyribonuclease V; protein product: MLPSDYQNLTPAQAIAYQNELRRQIQIKPLNKEISIIAGADISFNKYSNVVYAGIVLFNYPDMRIIGTATTICTITFPYISGLLAFREVPALLEAWQKLDTKPDLLVLDEQGIAHERRLGIATHFGLLTNVPTIGSAKSRLTGKYEEPANTPFAQSPMYDKGELIGIALRSKKNCNPIYISPGHNIDMQQSVDVIKNCIRGYRIPEPTRQAHLLVNKIRIEDGDNTTKQMGLFD
- a CDS encoding PhzF family phenazine biosynthesis protein, translating into MTIPIYQADAFTDKLFGGNPAAICPLNDWLPDDVMQKIALENNLAETAFFVKNANGYLLRWFTPELEIDLCGHATLATAHILFTQLGYDKDTIYFDTVKAGTLVVKRDGDKYSMDFPSRPPFAADMPEGLVASLGGAKPKEVLRSRDYMLVYETEEDILNMVPDHSALAKIPTLGIIVTAPGKNVDFVSRFFAPAAGVPEDPVTGSAHCNLIPYWAARLGKSKLHAYQVSARKGELWCELKGDRVIMAGKAVTYLRGEIQILAD
- a CDS encoding MBL fold metallo-hydrolase, which codes for MKLHTIDTGFFKLDGGAMFGVVPKAIWQKTNPSDENNLCTWAMRCLLIEDGKRLILVDTGIGNKQDDKFFSHYYLHGNATIDSSLATKGFHRDDITDVFLTHLHFDHVGGAVIRNGEKLQPAFKNANYWSNPQHWDWAVNPNEREKASFLKDNILPIQQSGQLKFIEAEDGVKFTDEISIRFAFGHTDAMMLPQITYKGKQLLYMADLLPSVGHIPLPYVMAYDMFPLKTLTERKLYWNEAVEKEYVLYLEHDPINECCTLQQTEKGIRVKETFRLDEI
- a CDS encoding RNA polymerase sigma factor RpoD/SigA, translating into MRQLKITQSITNRESQSLDKYLHEIGKVDLITAEEEVILAQKIREGDQAALERLTKTNLRFVVSVAKQYQNQGLTLGDLINEGNLGLIKAAKRFDETKGFKFISYAVWWIRQSILQAIAEQSRIVRLPLNQVGSLSKISKAFSKLEQEFEREPSPEELADILETTVDKISDTLSNSGRHVSMDAPFVQGEENTLLDVLENQEPNTDSILINESLSEEIKRSLSTLTEREREIIVLFFGLGSNHPLSLEEIGEKFNLTRERVRQIKDKALQRLRHTSRSKILKSYLG
- a CDS encoding class I SAM-dependent methyltransferase, whose protein sequence is MQDILGTALSDHFENVQSNKLWINNRYGPKEEMPLDVFFRDYADMPELEQIALTKCHGKVLDIGAGAGSHALILQTQGFDVTALDISAKAVNIMKLRGVVKAIEGDIFTYTGHKYDTLLLMMNGIGLCGTIKQLHLFLQQTKHLLNPGGQLLFDSSDIAYLYDGDLPADNYYGELWYQYTYKGKKTDWFKWLYIDKVALTNVARQGGWTVEILYDDSMDQYLARLTPVD
- a CDS encoding family 43 glycosylhydrolase encodes the protein MRRYLQLLALFIIAFNAASAQQLPAWAFGPFVRPAGVNPLISPDSTTRFYDPMRKKQMDWESNDTFNPAATIKNGKIYILYRAEDKSGTGIGGRTSRLGLAESSTGTSVKRSPVPVLYPDNDSQKAFEWTGGCEDPRVAMTANGTYVVFYTQWNHDIPRLGVATSKDLKKWTKHGPIFRKAYHGKFFNIASKSASIITKIAGGKQVIAKINGKYWMYWGETGVYAATSTDMVNWQPLINADSTLKALISPRKNYFDSDLTECGPPAIVTPKGILLLYNGKNNINYGDKNYTGNSYCGGQVIFSVTDPTKPLHRLDKPFFVPKEPFEKSGQYPAGTVFMEGLVFFHQQWFLYYGCADSRVAVAVYKPRK